A window from Aliamphritea hakodatensis encodes these proteins:
- a CDS encoding helix-turn-helix transcriptional regulator has protein sequence MESRDKLGQRLGLILTKLNSGATLYIDALAAEFNVSTRTIQRDLHQRLGYLPLTHDDGGYRLTSALGKRSNHDLRHFAQILDIDGLFPVMDDRLLGTLLDSSKTAPYLIKGMSYEDSQTFLREFNQLEAAIRQTCLIAFTYKAKSYEQVAPYRLVNYKGLWYLAAVHDDRLKSFVVAAIRGIESLKAAFNIDPIIQDEINRNTTIWYGAQSFEVIVSVEQNIASYFKRRPLLPEQKLLHELDSGGLLISSRIQHATQIIPLIKYWLPHIQVLSPIAIKKQILKDLSLSLDTFIQQDEQ, from the coding sequence GTGGAATCACGCGATAAACTTGGCCAGCGACTTGGGCTAATACTGACCAAACTGAACTCAGGTGCGACGCTGTACATTGACGCGCTGGCGGCTGAGTTTAATGTCTCGACTCGCACCATACAGCGCGATCTCCACCAGCGTTTAGGCTACCTGCCCCTTACCCATGATGATGGCGGATATCGCCTGACATCGGCACTGGGCAAGCGCAGCAATCACGACTTACGCCATTTTGCACAAATACTGGATATAGACGGGTTATTTCCCGTCATGGATGACAGGCTATTAGGCACTTTGCTCGACAGCAGCAAGACTGCGCCTTACCTGATCAAAGGTATGTCGTACGAAGACAGCCAGACGTTTCTCAGAGAGTTTAATCAGCTTGAAGCCGCTATACGACAAACCTGCCTAATTGCATTCACGTATAAAGCGAAAAGTTATGAACAGGTAGCCCCCTATCGGCTAGTAAACTACAAAGGGCTTTGGTATTTGGCAGCAGTCCATGATGACCGATTAAAGTCTTTTGTCGTAGCAGCAATCCGTGGCATTGAAAGCCTCAAAGCCGCCTTTAATATCGACCCCATCATCCAGGATGAAATCAATCGTAATACCACTATCTGGTACGGCGCTCAGAGCTTTGAAGTCATCGTATCGGTAGAACAGAACATCGCTAGTTACTTCAAGCGCCGTCCATTACTGCCTGAGCAAAAGCTATTACACGAACTGGATAGTGGTGGATTACTCATCTCATCACGTATACAACACGCCACGCAGATCATACCGCTCATCAAATACTGGTTGCCGCATATTCAAGTGCTATCGCCGATAGCCATCAAGAAACAAATTCTCAAAGACCTCTCCCTTTCGCTGGATACGTTTATTCAGCAAGACGAACAATAA